A portion of the Vanessa atalanta chromosome 14, ilVanAtal1.2, whole genome shotgun sequence genome contains these proteins:
- the LOC125068830 gene encoding uncharacterized protein LOC125068830, with the protein MFGKKAPIKFAREPSTSSPKGKDVFPEVALAAIASYKKQKEVSDFMSFFLGALDRNSDWLNGVIGKQTNFRCALMVGAGPNRFHLQEIIYPTSENDIKLEVEHRDSEDYDKIAIAALLKLSNSEIDLLLKYIKTRLYDNRVLKEDLLKGRSLGISFAVLRPFSEKQYRVVERIVIGSSMKCVLPLKKRKLDEKSIPRSPLKKTKHVA; encoded by the coding sequence ATGTTTGGCAAAAAAGCTCCCATTAAGTTTGCACGCGAGCCAAGCACTAGCTCTCCAAAAGGTAAAGACGTTTTCCCCGAAGTGGCCTTAGCGGCTATCGCTTCTTACAAGAAACAAAAAGAAGTTAGTGACTTTATGAGCTTTTTTCTTGGGGCTCTTGATCGGAATTCCGACTGGCTAAACGGGGTCATTGGTAAGCAAACTAACTTTAGATGTGCATTGATGGTAGGCGCCGGACCGAACAGATTCCATCTCCAGGAAATAATATACCCGACTAGTGAAAACGATATCAAACTAGAAGTGGAGCACAGAGATTCCGAAGATTACGACAAAATCGCGATTGCTGCTTTATTGAAACTGTCGAATTCTGAAATCGatctacttttaaaatatattaaaactcgtCTATATGATAATCGAGTTCTAAAAGAAGATTTGCTAAAAGGGAGATCACTGGGAATTAGTTTCGCAGTTTTGAGACCTTTTTCAGAAAAGCAATATCGTGTCGTTGAAAGGATAGTTATAGGAAGTTCCATGAAGTGCGTACTGCCTTTGAAGAAAAGGAAGCTAGATGAAAAATCGATACCCAGGTCTCCTCTAAAGAAGACCAAACACGTCGCGTAG